From the Pelosinus sp. IPA-1 genome, the window AGTGCGATGACAAACTTTGGTGTTCGTCCTTTCTTAGAGGCATTTTTGAAGTTAGCACCTGCCCCTGTTCCGCGTACATCCAGCGTAGGGGAAGTCAATCCTGCAAGTGAGGATTTTTCCGCCTTTGTCTTCAAAATACAGGCAAATATGAATCCCGCTCATCGGGATCGACTTGCCTTTATTCGGATATGCTCGGGTAAATTTACGAGAGGTATGTCTGTATATCATGCTCAGTCCGGCAAGAATATTAAATTATCTCAGCCCCAACAATTCTTAGCACAAGAGCGAACTATTATTGACGAGGCATATCCTGGTGATATCATTGGGCTTTTTGATCCAGGAATTTTTGGCATTGGTGATACCTTATGCCCAGAAAACACCAAGTTCACATTTCAGGATTTTCCTGTATTTCCTCCTGAACAGTTTGCGAAGGTACAGCCTAAAGATACTATGAAACGTAAACAATTCGTTAAAGGCATGACGCAATTGACTCAGGAAGGTGCTGTTCAGGTTTTTCGCCAGAGTGATTTTGCCTCCGAGGCTTTCATCATTGGCGTAGTTGGTTCGCTGCAATTTGAAGTACTAGAATATCGATTGAAAAATGAATATGGTGTAGAGCTAATCATGGATCGCTTATCCTTTAGCGTAGCTCGTTGGTTAGTTGGTGATGAAGCTGCCATTAAATCAATGAAGAGCATTGACAGTGGTATGATGATTCGTGATATAAAGGATCGGCCTGTGCTGCTCTTAAGTAATGAATGGGCCATTCGCTGGGTAAGTGAACGGAATCCTGGTGTAGAGTTCTTAGAAATTCCTCAAGATTCTGCAAGCTTTTAAAAAAAATGCCTCAAAGTCGGTAATATACCGGTTTTGAGGCGTTTTTGTCTTGCGCAATCAGAAAGTATAACACTTTCTTGATTCCAAATAAGAACGACTAAGGCTTCTGCCTGCGTCCAAGGACTTGGCACAAGCCAAGTCTTTTCTTATAGCAATCTTCCATTTGTGGTTTCCATTGACAATGGTTGATGTATGATATACGCTGAAAGAATAAGTGAAAATGGCATAATGTTAATAGGATGGTGATACCTATTGTCTAAGCATACAGAAACAGAATTGAAACTTCGGTGTACAGATGAGAGTGTATGGGAAAGAATTATGACAGCAGAAGCACTCACGAGCCTTGCAGTTCCAGGAACGGCGAAGACTGAGCAATTGGAAGCCCGTTATTTTGACACAGCGAATCATTCTTTGCAAAACGCGAAACTAGCTTATCGTGTTCGACGTGAGGGTGAGGTTTGGGTGGCTACGGTAAAAAGTAGTGGGTCATCTAAAGGGGGGCTGCATGCCCGCCAGGAATGGAATATTGCTGTAGACAGTGAAGAACCGGATATAACAGTATTTTTTAATACGGAGGTTGGTTCTCGGTTACAAGAAGTAATAGGCGACCAAATACTAGAGCCTATTTTAATCACTCGTTTTGAAAGGCAAATCTTAGAGGTTAATATGCATGATGGTGCTACAATTGAAGTGGCTGCCGATAAAGGTGAAATTATAGCAGGAGAGAAGACAGCACCAATTTTAGAAGTAGAATTGGAGCTTAAGAGTGGACAACCTAGGGATTTGTTTTTGTTAGGGGCTGCCTTAGCCAGAGAATATCCGTTACTGCCAGAGCCTGATAGTAAGTACTATCGTGGACTTTTATTAGCAGGGTTGTCTACCGAGATACCAAGGAGAAATGAGTTACCAAAGGTAGACAAAAGTAGACCGGTAGGTGAGATATTAAGAGTTGTATTGGTGGATCTGATAGCTCAAGTATTATTAGCCCAAAGGTCTTTTTTAGAAAACAAAGAGCAACCTGGGCTGGTTCATGAGCTACGTATCTGCCTGCGTCGCTTGCGGTCTGTATTAGAATTCTCTGAACCGTTAGCTGTGATCAAGGAGTATTCCCGCTACCAAGACGAATTGCGAAAGTTTGGGAGGAAAGTAGAGGCTTTAAGAGAACTTGATGTAGCCTACTGTAGTTGGCAGCAGTTCCTTGGTTATCAAATGGTATCTATGGAGGGCAAGGTATGGTTAGGGGAAGTTTTAACAGAAAAGCGCAGCCAGGAAGCCGAAAAGATCTATGCAGAGTATAATTCTGGCTTAACAACGTCTACTTTGTTAGGGTTGTGGGCGGAACTTCTTGATGAAGATTGTCAGCAAATTATTCCCCATGACTGTACAGTTGATGATTATGTGATTACTGGTTTATTAAGCTGGCTCAGAATAGTGGGAAAACAGGAGAAATCAGTGGAATGGACGGATGCTGAAAATGTCCACAAAATTAGGCTTTGGGTTAAGAAGATAAGATATACAATGGAAGTATTGCAGCCTGATTTGAAAGGAACCCCTCGTTTATTATTAAAATTAGAAAAACTCCAAGACACTTTAGGAATCATTAGTGATGCGAAAAGTACAGAAGGATTACTTAGGGAACTATTACGAGGGAAATCAAGTAAAGGTTTACCATTAGAGGCAGGCATGCTGATTGGTTGGCAATGCCACGAAACCTTAACGCTAAGGAAAAAACTAGATAAATATTGGCTGAAATTTAATCGTACTGTACAAAAGTGGAAATAGCAGAGAAAAATAGCCATTTGAAAGGGTTGTTAAAGGGGAGAGAATTTTTTATAAAATTCCTCCCTTTTAATTTTTTACGGAATCAGAAAGTATAACACTTTCTTGATTCCAAGTAAGAACGACTAAGGCTTCTGCCTGCGTCCGAGGACTTGGCACAAGCCAAGTCTTTTCTTATCTGCATAGTTAATGAATAATAAAATCTTCTAATACCACCTTTAAGCTTGGGTATAGCATACATACGTATTAGCTGATTTAATGTGGAATGTAGTAAGAAATTTACCAAGATAATAATTTGCAATAGTGAGATGAGTCAGTATAAAATAGCTATATATAACATTTTTTTCCAAGGAGATGAGCGTGTGACCAAATTACGTGCGGAGTTGTTTGGAAAGCCAGCAATATATTGGAATGATCAAAAGATGGTGTTTCCATTTGCTAAGATGGAAGCCTTGTTGTACTATCTTTTGGTTATAGGTGAGGCTACACGTGATAGTCTAGCAGCCCTCTTCTGGGGAGATATGAGAGATAGTGCCGCTAAGAGGAATTTACGCAATACAGTTTATTTACTAAAAAAAATGTTTTCGGTGGATTTATTGATTACTTCATCACGAGCGAAGATTGTATTAAATCCAGAAGTTGTTGTAACGACGGAATTGGAGTTATTAACAGTAAACAATATTGCTAAATTTTTAGAAAAAGATACAGGTGAGTTTCTAGAAGGATTTTATTGCAAAGATGCAATCCATTTTGATGAGTGGGTTACTGAAATTCGTGAACGATTTCGAAAGGATAGCATAAGCTGTTTGACAAAATTGATCGTAAAGAAAATGAATTCTAAAGATTATACGTCTATGAAACGATACCTAAAGTACTTGATTAGACTGGATGCATATAATGAAGGAGCTTATCGGCTACTAATGAAGATCTATGAAAAAGAAGATTCTCATAAAGTAGTGGAAATCTATCAACAGTTGGAACGGAAAATGGCACAGGATTTAGGTTTGTTACCCAGTGCTCGGACACAGGAAATTTATAAACGGATTAAGGATAGGAAGAGTAGGGTCACTCAGGAAGAGGTATTTAAAAGCCAAAAGTTTTATGGTCGCGAAAAAGAATTGGGGCAATTGCGTCTATTGCTGGATAGATCGTTCCAAAAGGAGCAGAACAAACGAATGCTACTGTTACAGGGCGATCAGGGCGTTGGTAAATCTGCAATTGTTGAACAACTGCTTTCACCGATTTCAACAGTAAATTGTAATGTTTTTCGTACCCAATGCTATCAAGCTGAATTTGAGTATACTTATAAAGCATGGAATAATATTTTTTTACAAGTTATAGCGGTTTTAATGCAAGCCGAGATTGAGTTACCACCCCTTTGGAAGCAAGTTATTGCGTATGCTTTTCCGACAGCAAAAATAGGTGAAAAGCTTTTACAGACAAAAATAACAGTGGACACCTATAAATTCAGTACAACAATGATTGAAGAGATCATGTGCGAAGTATTGGTCAAGGCTTCTAGTTTGAAAAAAACGATTATTTTGATTGAAGACATTCATTGGATGGATAAGCAAGGGTGGTTGTTGCTATGGCAGTTATTACGCCTACATACCAATATTGTTTGTATTGCGACTTGCCATAGGGAATATTTACCGCAAATTGATAAATCAATAGAAGAGTTTGAACGTAACGGTATGCTGGAAAAGATGAACATTGGACGTTTCAGTGCACAAGACGTGATGAGCTTATCAAAAATACGCTTACCCAGCATTGGTAAGGAGATGCAAGCCAGGTTATACGAATATACAGGTGGCAATGCATTATTTCTAATTGAATGTCTGAATTTGATTGCAGCCGGCAAAGATATCAGTCACTGTTCAATCAAGTTAAATAGCGTATTAAAGGAAAGAACGGCTAATGTTTCTGAAAATGGCAGAAAAGTTCTTGAAATAGCTTCCGTATTTTTTGATAATGCCAATTATGAAGTGCTGCTTGCCGTTTCAGCAATAAATGAATTTGACCTAGTTGAAGCAATTGAAGAGTTACAACAAAAGCAACTGCTAATGGAAGAGTTTGATTCAGACAAGGGTGATTCTAGTTATAAATTTTATAACTTAAAAATTCGTGATTATGTGTATCGTGAGATGTCGACAATAAGGCAACGAATTTTGCATAAGCGATCGGCACTTTATTTAGAACAGCAATTGCAATGTGGTATGCAAAGCAAAGATGTTTATGAACATATTTTATATCATTACACAAACGCGGATGAAAAGCTGAAAATCTTAGATTATACGATTAAAATGGTCGAAAGATATTATTGCCCCCAATATGAGATGTTTCCGGAGTTAAATCATTACTATCCAACGGGGATTGATTTTCAGGAAAGTAGGAGTCAGATTACTACGTATTTCAGTAAGATAAGGGAATTATTAGATGTATTATTGTCTAAAACAATAGCAGATGAGCGATTGGACACTTACCGAGTTGCTTATTGGGAGATGGCTGGGCGATATCATATCTGGAGAGGGGAACACTTAGCGGGGTTGAAATTAATGCATCAGATGCTACGGTTGGCTTCAAAGAAAAACCTCAGAGAGTATCAAATCAAGGGGTGTCAGCAAATTATTTATTGTGGTATTCAGACGCGGAAAGCATATCTAATAGAAAATTTTGCCATCAAGTTATTGCATTTGACCGAACAGGATGAACTTTCAGAGAAAAAGGCGACTGCATTACGATTTTTAGGGGTGGCCTCTGCGCTCAAAGGCCAATATCAGCAGGCTGAGAAGTATTACCGAGAATCGCTGACTTTGTTAAAAAAATTGGCTGTTCACAATAGTTTCTATGTTTTTACCATAGCAGCAGCCAATAATTATATTGGTGATTTGCGGCGAGAAAGTTTTGATTATAAAGCAGCATTGTACCACTATGAGCAGGCAGCTAGAATCGCCGGACGCAAAAATGTTAGCGAAGGCGTAGCTTTGTTTTATATTAATGCTGGTTGTACAGCCTTTCAGCTAAATGACTATGGAAAAGCTAGTGCATACCTTATGGATGCTCTTGCTGTTGCAGATGGATTTGGCGATGAAAAGGGTTATTGGTGCTTGCGAGGTTATAGCACACTTTACTGTGTATTGGCATTGATTGCAGTGAGGCTGCACCGTCCTCACGAAGCAAAACAGTACCTAGAGCAGGCAAAAGATTTTCTGGAGAAATATAATGATCAATACCAAAGTGGAGTAATTTTTCGCACGCAAGCAGAAATAAGGCTGTTAATGGAGCAGGAAAAAGGGATAGCGGAAGTATTTAAAGATTCGTTGACTTTGCCTGTGGCGGAATATTATATGAAGGCCCGAAAAGCTTTCGAAAGAACTGGCAGGATGGCTGAGATTACTTCTCTAGAGGAAATAATAGCCCAATATACAGTACAGAGTGATTATAAGCAGCAAGCTGCTGAATTTATATAAGAAAAATATATGAGTAATAAAAATGTCATCGGCAAGGTCATGGCATAGGGGATGGGAATGTTACAAAATGAAGGGCAATTTTGTAACAGCTCCAGCCCCTATTTTTCATGCAAATTTCTCGTCATAGTCAGGCTATTGATATTCTGGGACTCTAAGCTGAGGAGGTTAATAACTTTAATTTTTAACTTTAGATTGTTTGAACACCATTGAAAGCGATTTGACGATATTTTGACAGTACTGATTATAAAATTCATTTAAATACAAAGTTGTTTATGTAGGAGGGTCAAGAAAATGTCTAATGAATGGGTAAAGGAATTACCCTTTGCAGTCACTGTTACAGATAAAATTGGTAATATCATAGAAATGAATGCTCAATCCGTCAAAACATTCGAGAAGTATGGCGGTAAGAGTTTGGTTGGAAAAAATGTAAAAGATGTTCATTCTGAACATGCGTACAAAAAAATTGCTGAGATTATCGAAACTAAAACTGCCAATAGCTATACAATTGAAAAAAATGGTGTAAAAAAGCTAGTTTATCAAACGCCTTGGTATCAGGATGGGGAATATGCAGGCTTGGTAGAACTCTCTATGGTAATTCCTGCTGAAATACCCCATTATGTAAGACAATAAAATGCTGACGAGGTGAAGGTAATGAAAAGTGATGTGGAAATTGCCCAGGAATCTAAAATGCAGCCAATTCTCCAAATTGCAGCAAGTCTTGGTTTAACGGAAGAGGATATTGAGCAGTATGGAAAATATAAGGCTAAAATATCGTTGTCGGTATGGGATAAAATAAAACAACGTCCCAATGGTAAATTAGTCTTGGTTAGTGCTATAAACCCGACGGCGGCTGGTGAGGGGAAAACGACAACGACAGTTGGATTGGGCGATGCTTTTCGCAGATTAGGAAAAAAAGCGATGATTGCCTTACGTGAACCATCATTGGGACCTTGTTTTGGTATGAAGGGCGGTGCCGCTGGTGGTGGTTATGCACAAATTGTTCCTATGGAGGATATTAACTTACACTTTACCGGCGATATACATGCCGTGACGTCAGCACATAACTTATTGTCAGCTATTATTGATAATCACATTCAACAAGGTAATGTACTGAGCATTGACCCGCGCCGCGTTACATGGAGAAGGGTAATTGATCTTAACGACCGGGCATTACGCCATATTATACTTGGGCTTGGTGGAAAGACTGACGGCGTACCACGGGAAAGCGGATTTGACATTACCGTTGCATCAGAGCTAATGGCTATTTTGTGTTTGGCGAAAGATTTAGATGATATGAAACAGCGAATCGGCAAGATCATTGTAGGCTATACCTATGACAATAAACCGGTTACGGCAGCTGATTTAAAAGTTACGGGTGCATTAACACTCTTATTCAAAGATGCAATTAAACCTAACTTGGTGCAGACACTGGAAAATACACCGGCTTTTGTACATGGAGGACCATTTGCCAATATCGCACATGGCTGCAATAGTGTAATGGCATCGAAATTTGCCTTAAAGTTATCAGAAATATTAATTACCGAGGCTGGTTTTGGTGCTGATCTAGGGGCAGAAAAGTTCATTGATATTAAATGTCGATTTGCAGGGTTTATGCCGGATGCAGTAGTGCTAGTTGCAACGATAAGGGCACTTAAGGCACATGGTGGCGTTAGCAAAACTGAGCTTACCAAAGAAAATCAGCAAGCACTAGAACTGGGGATGGAAAACCTTAAAAAACATATAGAAAACATGCAAAAATTTAATTTGCCTACAGTAGTTGCTATTAATGTTTTTCCCAATGATATAGAAGCAGAATTGGCATTTGTCAGGGAGCAGTGCAAAACGCTTGGTGTCACCGTAACTCTTTCAAAAGTATGGGCCGATGGTGGTGCAGGAGGTATGGAACTTGCAGAACAGCTTCTTGACATGTTTAAACAGCCAAAGGCTGTTAGATTTTTGTATGATGAAACGCTACCTGTTAAAGAGAAGATTCGTGTGATTGCCAAAGAAATTTATGGTGCTGAAGCTGTCAGTTATAGCAAGGCAGCTGAAAAAAGCATCCAGGAGTTAACTGGTATAGGCTTAGATAAAACGCCAGTTTGTATTGCTAAAACCCAATATTCTTTGTCTGATGATGCAACAAAAACTGGCCGTCCTGAAAAATTTACATTGATGGTCAGAGAAATACGTATAGCTGCTGGCGCAGGATTTTTAGTGGCTATTACCGGAGATATTATGACCATGCCTGGGCTTCCCAAGAAACCAGCAGCGGAAATAATGGATATTGATAATAACGGTAAAATTAGTGGATTATTTTAAAAACCACAAGGTTGTATGACGAACTGGAGGATACTATGTTTCAGAATCGATATGAAGCAGCAGATTTTACGATATGGCGAGGGCGGATTGACAGTAGGGAAAATTATGATGCCTTCCGGTGGCACCAATGGATAAAATCACTGGATTTAAGGCAGCCAATCGGTGAATTTACAGGTAAAATGGGATTTGCTTTGCTAGGTTTTTGCTGTGACGAAGGTATTATACGGAACAATGGACGCAAGGGCGCTTCCTCGGGACCCGAGGGAATTCGCGGCGAACTTTCCAATTTACCGTGCTCATTTTCTTCTGAGGTATCTTTGTTTGATGCAGGAAATATTACCTGCACAGATGGAGAATTAATGAAAAGCCAGGTGGCGCTGGAACAAGCTGTGTTTCGTCTCAGGCAGGCAGGACTGTTTCCTCTTGTTATTGGTGGCGGACATGAAACCGCCTTAGGACACTTTCGGGGTCAAGCAGATTTTCTACGGCAAAAAGATGGCAAATGTCAATTGGGTATCTTAAATTTTGATGCTCATTTTGACCTTCGCCCTTTTGCCGGCGGCGGAAATTCAGGGACGATGTTTAGGCAGATTGCTGATGATGCCAGCCAATGGGGGGAAATGTTCCACTATTTTTGTCTGGGAATCCAACGTAGCAGCAATACACTTGAATTATTTAAAACAGCTCAGCAATTAGGCGTTGATTATTTATTAGCAGGTGATATTTTCACCAACAATGATGAACATATTATAGAAAAACTCGATTATTTTATGCAGTTGGTGCCCCATCTTTATGTAACGGTTTGCGCAGATGTGTTTGCTTCTTCCTTTGCTCCCGGGGTCAGTGCGCCACAACCGCTAGGGTTGCATCCTGAGATAGTGCTAAAATATTTAAAGCATATACTTCGCACAAAAAAAGTAGTTGGGTTTGATATTGCTGAAGTGTCACCGCGGTTTGACCATGACCGAGCAACTGCAAGCTTAGCAAAAGTGATTATTTTCGCAGTAGTCGATACTCTCTGCCGACTGAAAGGATTAGCAAGATGAAAGCGAAGTTCTAAATTTTATTTAGACGATATGAGGTATTTTTAAAAAAATCAGTAAACGGTTTTTGACGTTATTTTGACAGTAGCTGCAATATAATCAGAATATAATAAATATTTAGAATGTATATAGATTTTTTGCATTGTTTTACTGAATATAGTTTTTGGGGAAGGGGATTTGATGATGAATATTGACAATACAGTAATCACTTGTGCCATGACTGTTAAGTTGGACGATGTTTTGCCGGAGCCACCTATATTTGAAAAAGGGGTGCGTAGGGCGCCAGATAGAGGTTTTCGTTTAACAATTGAACAAAGTAAAGTGGCATTAAAAAATGCTCTGCGGTATGTCCCAGAAGCATTACATAGTCAATTGGCAAGGGAGTTCATGGAAGAATTAAAAGCGTTTGGGCGTATTTATGCCTATCGATATATGCCTTCAGAAAGGATCTACGGAAAACCCTTAGATGAATACAAAGGAAATTGCATAGAAGGTAAAGCGTTTCAGGTCATGATTGATAATAACCTAGATCACAATGTAGCTCTTTATCCTTACGAAATGGTGACTTACGGAGAAACAGGCAGTGTATGTCAGAACTGGATGCAGTATCGGTTGATTAAAAAGTATTTGGAAGTTATGACTCAGGATCAAACGTTGGTTATAGAGTCAGGTCACCCCTTGGGATTGTTTCCGTCAAAACCTGAAGCGCCGAGGGTAATTATTACGAATGCACTAATGGTGGGGATGTTCGATAATCAGAATGATTGGGAAGTCGCTGAACAAATGGGAGTTGCTAATTATGGACAAATGACAGCCGGCGGTTGGATGTACATTGGCCCACAGGGCATTGTTCATGGAACATTTAACACTTTATTGACTGCAGGCAGGATTAAATTGGGCGTAGCACCTGACGATGACTTGCATGGAAAGTTATTTGTTTCCTCTGGATTAGGTGGTATGAGTGGTGCACAACCTAAGGCAACGGAAATTGCTGGTGCAGTAGGTATTATAGCTGAAGTAGACGCCTCTCGTATTCAAACGAGGCTGGAACAGGGATGGGTTAACCAATGCAGCGATGATCTTGATCAGGTATTTAAGATTGCGAAGGAATACCAATCTAAGGGCAAGGCGATATCCATAGCTTATCATGGCAATATAGTGGATTTACTAGAATATGCAGTAGCCAATCAAAAGCATATTGACTTATTGTCTGACCAAACTTCTTGCCATGCGGCTTATGACGGTGGCTATTGCCCACAAGGGCTGACTTTTGAAGAGAGAACTGCACTATTGAGGAATAATCGCAGCAAATTTCATGAATTGGTCAATAAAAGTTTACAACGCCATTTTGAATTGGTTAAAGAATTGGTAGAGCGAGGAGCGTATTTCTTTGATTATGGCAATGCATTTATGAAGGCCATTTATGATGCCGGGGTTAAAGAAATTGCTAAAAACGGGCATGACGAAAAAGATGGCTTTATTTTTCCTTCTTATGTGGAAGACATTATGGGGCCACAGTTGTTTGATTACGGCTATGGACCGTTCCGCTGGGTTTGCTTGAGCGGTAAGCAAGAGGACTTACATAAGACTGACCAGGCTGCAATGCAATGCATTAATCCTGAACGACGTGGACAGGACAGGGACAATTATATTTGGATTCGTGATGCTGAGAAGAATGGATTGGTTGTAGGAACTCAGGCGCGAATTTTATACCAGGATGCAGAAGGTCGTAAGAAGATTGCTTTGCGGTTTAATGAAATGGTGCGTACAGGTGAGATTGGTCCAGTTATGTTGGGACGTGACCATCACGATGTCAGCGGCACTGATTCACCTTTCCGTGAAACGGCGAACATTCGGGATGGCAGTAATGTAATGGCAGATATGGCAGTGCAATGTTTTGCCGGAAATGCTGCTAGAGGGATGAGTCTAGTAGCACTGCACAACGGTGGCGGTGTTGGAATTGGTAAGTGTATTAATGGTGGATTTGGCATGGTTTTGGATGGTAGTAAAAGAGTGGATGAAATTTTGCAATCGGCAATACTATGGGATGTTATTGGCGGCGTGGCCCGGCGGTCATGGGCAAGAAATGAACATTCCATTGAAACAATTATTGAATTTAATCGCGATTATAGAGAGAAAGCTCATGTAACCATTCCTTATATACCAACAGATGAACTGATAGATAAAGTTGTAGCGGCTTTTTTTTAATAGCAAGGGTTAAAGTGCAAAGGGGGAGATATTTTGCATAGGGAAAGTGGCAGCAGATCCTTACTAATCAAACATGCAGCTGAAATTGTTACCAATACTGGAACGGCAGCAAAAAAAGGTGCAGGGATGAATCAATTAGCGAAAATTGAAGACGGAGCAATTCTAGTAAAAGAAGGCATCATTGAATGGGTAGGATTAACCGCTGACTTGCCTTTCTATAATGAGGAAAATACGGAAATCATTGATGCTTCAGGTTGTAGTGTAATTCCTGGTTTTGTAGATTCCCACACACACTTTGTCTTCGGCGGTTATCGTCCGGAAGAATTTTTCTGGAGACTAGACGGGACGCCCTATTTAGATATCTTAGAACGTGGCGGTGGTATTTTAAATACGGTTAAAGCTACACAATCCATGGGGTATGATGCAATGTTACAAATTGCATCAAATCGGCTAGATGCTATGGTCGCCATGGGAGTTACTACTGTCGAAGGCAAGAGTGGTTATGGACTGGATTTAGATACGGAACTAAGGCAATTAAAGGTCATGGGAGAATTAAACAATCGTCATGCTGTCGAAGTTGTACCAACTTTTATGGGGGCACATGCTGTGCCGCCTGAGTATCGAGGGCGAGTAGATGATTATGTAGCATTTATCACACAAAAAGTTCTGCCGGCAGTAGTCGAGCAGGGAATTGCAGAATTTTGCGATGCGTTCTGTGAGAAGGGAGTATTTTCTGTAGAACAAACAAGAAAAATTCTACAAACTGCAAGTGGTCTGGGGCTTAAAACAAAAATCCATGCGGATGAGATTGTGTCCTTTGGTGGAGCTGAGCTTGCAGCGGAACTAGGAGCTATTTCTGCTGATCACTTGCTACAGGCATCAGACAAGGGGATTGCTGAGATGGCTGCACGCGGTGTAGTAGCGACGGTATTGCCAATGACAGCGTTTTGTCTGAGAGAAGAGTACGCTAGAGCCAGAGCGATGATTGATAGCGGCGGAGCAATTGCACTCGCAACTGATTATAATCCAGGCAGCTGCTTTAGCCATTCAATCCCCATGTTGATCGCATTAGCGGCTATTCAGCTAAAACTTTCTCCAGCAGAAATTCTGACGGCGTTAACGTTGAACGGGGCCGCTGCTGTCGGGAGGGCAGATCACATTGGGACTTTAGAACGTGGAAAACAGGGGGATATTCTTATCCTTAAATACCCATCTCATTTGTTCCTAAGTTATCATGTTGGAATGGATATCATCGATAAGGTCATCAAAAAAGGGCAAGTGATTGTAGATAAACGTATGGCAAATTTGGAGGTAATTGATAGTGAGTAAATTAGTTGAATGTGTACCTAACTTTAGTGAAGGACGTCGTCCTGAGGTCATTGAAGCCATTGTAAATGAAGTTAAAAGAGTAGAAGGAATTGAGCTTTTAGATGTACAATCGGATGCGAGTCATAATCGATCGGTAGTAACTTTTGTTGGTGAACCGGCAGCCGTTAAACAGGCAGCTTTTGCCTCCTGTGCG encodes:
- the hutG gene encoding formimidoylglutamase, whose protein sequence is MFQNRYEAADFTIWRGRIDSRENYDAFRWHQWIKSLDLRQPIGEFTGKMGFALLGFCCDEGIIRNNGRKGASSGPEGIRGELSNLPCSFSSEVSLFDAGNITCTDGELMKSQVALEQAVFRLRQAGLFPLVIGGGHETALGHFRGQADFLRQKDGKCQLGILNFDAHFDLRPFAGGGNSGTMFRQIADDASQWGEMFHYFCLGIQRSSNTLELFKTAQQLGVDYLLAGDIFTNNDEHIIEKLDYFMQLVPHLYVTVCADVFASSFAPGVSAPQPLGLHPEIVLKYLKHILRTKKVVGFDIAEVSPRFDHDRATASLAKVIIFAVVDTLCRLKGLAR
- a CDS encoding urocanate hydratase codes for the protein MNIDNTVITCAMTVKLDDVLPEPPIFEKGVRRAPDRGFRLTIEQSKVALKNALRYVPEALHSQLAREFMEELKAFGRIYAYRYMPSERIYGKPLDEYKGNCIEGKAFQVMIDNNLDHNVALYPYEMVTYGETGSVCQNWMQYRLIKKYLEVMTQDQTLVIESGHPLGLFPSKPEAPRVIITNALMVGMFDNQNDWEVAEQMGVANYGQMTAGGWMYIGPQGIVHGTFNTLLTAGRIKLGVAPDDDLHGKLFVSSGLGGMSGAQPKATEIAGAVGIIAEVDASRIQTRLEQGWVNQCSDDLDQVFKIAKEYQSKGKAISIAYHGNIVDLLEYAVANQKHIDLLSDQTSCHAAYDGGYCPQGLTFEERTALLRNNRSKFHELVNKSLQRHFELVKELVERGAYFFDYGNAFMKAIYDAGVKEIAKNGHDEKDGFIFPSYVEDIMGPQLFDYGYGPFRWVCLSGKQEDLHKTDQAAMQCINPERRGQDRDNYIWIRDAEKNGLVVGTQARILYQDAEGRKKIALRFNEMVRTGEIGPVMLGRDHHDVSGTDSPFRETANIRDGSNVMADMAVQCFAGNAARGMSLVALHNGGGVGIGKCINGGFGMVLDGSKRVDEILQSAILWDVIGGVARRSWARNEHSIETIIEFNRDYREKAHVTIPYIPTDELIDKVVAAFF
- the hutI gene encoding imidazolonepropionase, with the translated sequence MHRESGSRSLLIKHAAEIVTNTGTAAKKGAGMNQLAKIEDGAILVKEGIIEWVGLTADLPFYNEENTEIIDASGCSVIPGFVDSHTHFVFGGYRPEEFFWRLDGTPYLDILERGGGILNTVKATQSMGYDAMLQIASNRLDAMVAMGVTTVEGKSGYGLDLDTELRQLKVMGELNNRHAVEVVPTFMGAHAVPPEYRGRVDDYVAFITQKVLPAVVEQGIAEFCDAFCEKGVFSVEQTRKILQTASGLGLKTKIHADEIVSFGGAELAAELGAISADHLLQASDKGIAEMAARGVVATVLPMTAFCLREEYARARAMIDSGGAIALATDYNPGSCFSHSIPMLIALAAIQLKLSPAEILTALTLNGAAAVGRADHIGTLERGKQGDILILKYPSHLFLSYHVGMDIIDKVIKKGQVIVDKRMANLEVIDSE